A single window of Nicotiana sylvestris chromosome 3, ASM39365v2, whole genome shotgun sequence DNA harbors:
- the LOC138887615 gene encoding uncharacterized protein: protein MWALKKLNLEWDVTANLRVAYLNELDEFRYHACTSLSLYKEKMKYLHDKYIWNKEFKEGDLVLLFNSRLWMFPGKLKSKWSGPFEGVGVTPFGALDLKNKND from the coding sequence atgtgggctttaaagaagttgaatcttgagtgggatgtcacTGCCAACTTAAGGGTGGCATATTTGAATGAGTTGGATGAGTTTCGGTACCATGCATGCACAAGTTTGTCTTTATACAAAGAGaagatgaaatatcttcatgacaagtacatttggaacaaagagttCAAAGAGGGTGATCTTGTGTTATTGTTCAATTCACGGTTGTGGATGTTTCCCGGAAAGTTAAAATCTAAATGGAGTGGCCCGTTTGAAGGTGTGGGTGTGACACCCTTTGGCGCATTggacttgaagaataaaaatgattAG
- the LOC138887616 gene encoding uncharacterized protein, with protein MAITTRSGKGGNAPTSSQRNVDDGQVVQEDETPNNVVQANDEVRIDIDDNVEETQEEVNPSRDHIVDIPEPEVQKAKAPLPKPHPPYPQRLSKKNGENQFKKFIEMMKSLSINVPLVEVLEQMPGYAKFMKDLVTKKRSMNCETIKMTHQVRAIMHSMAPNLEDPGTFTIPCTIGSAEFAKILCDLGERINLMPYLIFKTLGIGKPRLTSMRLQMADRTMRKPLGVIEDVLVRVGKFILSADFVILDCEVDYEVLIILGRTFLTTRKALVDVEVGELTFRVGDEKVVFHVCKSR; from the coding sequence ATGGCCATTACTACAAGGAGTGGAAAAGGTGGAAATGCACCCACCTCTAGTCAAAGGAATGTGGATGATGGGCAAGTGGTACAAGAAGATGAGACTCCGAACAATGTGGTTCAAGCAAATGATGaagtgcggattgatattgatgacaatGTGGAAGAGACTCAAGAGGAAGTGAACCCTTCTAGGGATCACATTGTTGACATACCGGAACCGGAAGtgcaaaaggctaaggcaccattgcctaagcctcatcctccataccctcaaagacTTTCCAAGAAAAATGGCgagaatcaattcaaaaagttcattgagatgatgaagagtCTATCGATCAATGTACCATTGGTTGAAGTTTTGGAGCAAATGCCCGGTTATGCAAAGTTTATGAAGGATTTGGTGACAAAGAAGCGGTCGatgaattgtgaaactataaaaatgactcatcaagtaagAGCAATTATGCATTCAATGGCTCCCAATTTGGAAGATCCCGGTACTTTCACAATCCCTTGTACTATTGGAAGTGCCGAGTTTGCTAAAATTCTTTGTGATCTTGGGGAacgtatcaatttgatgccttatttgattttcaagactttgggaattgggaaacCAAGACTCACatctatgagattgcaaatggctgaTCGTACCATGAGGAAACCATTGGGAGTGATTGAGGATGTTTTGGTTCGTGTCGGTAAATTCATTCTTTCGGCGGATTTTGTCAttcttgattgtgaggttgactATGAGGTGCTGATTATTCTTGGTAGAACTTTCCTTACTACAAGGAAGGCTCTAGTTGATGTTGAAGTAGGAGAACTTACTTTTcgggttggtgatgaaaaagtagttttccatgtgtgtaagtcTAGATAA